A stretch of Pseudoclavibacter chungangensis DNA encodes these proteins:
- a CDS encoding ABC transporter ATP-binding protein, which translates to MGLIELRDVHKSVRTPDGGDLHILKGIDLRVDRGEHVSVVGRSGSGKSTLLNIIGLLDTASTGDVLFNDTPTTSLSAVRRDRLRGSTVGFVFQQFNLLQKRTAVENVAMPLLYERDERFWKRKRIASEMLERVGLGHRLDAKPDRLSGGEQQRVAIARALVRRPALILADEPTGALDVETGAAVMALLDEVTSETDASMIVITHDPAIAAQAPRVIRIDDGHVLADDDLTEAERERIVARGGEVPVAVGAVAIAKDDVAAPEFARHVAAQSVFVEAGSNADGSSPSGVEWDAVTGEPEPDPVVFDAPEVPTFGASPGDPSGDTVAGGPVVGDGASEAPNRRGRRRSATRRWRRGRSDEASGDER; encoded by the coding sequence ATGGGCCTCATCGAACTCCGCGACGTGCACAAGTCGGTGCGGACGCCCGACGGCGGTGACCTGCACATCCTGAAGGGCATCGACCTGCGCGTCGACCGCGGCGAGCACGTCTCGGTCGTGGGACGTTCCGGCTCGGGGAAGTCGACGTTGCTCAACATCATCGGCCTCCTCGACACCGCGAGCACGGGTGACGTGCTGTTCAACGACACCCCGACGACCTCGCTCTCGGCGGTTCGTCGGGATCGGCTGCGCGGGTCGACGGTCGGGTTCGTCTTCCAGCAGTTCAACCTGTTGCAGAAGCGGACCGCCGTCGAGAACGTGGCGATGCCGCTCCTCTACGAGCGCGACGAGCGGTTCTGGAAGCGCAAGCGCATCGCGTCGGAGATGCTCGAGCGTGTCGGCCTCGGGCACCGTCTCGACGCCAAGCCCGACCGGTTGAGCGGTGGTGAGCAACAGCGCGTGGCCATCGCCCGCGCCCTCGTCCGGCGCCCCGCGCTCATCCTCGCCGACGAGCCGACCGGTGCGCTCGACGTCGAGACGGGGGCCGCCGTCATGGCGCTGCTCGACGAGGTCACGTCGGAGACGGACGCGTCCATGATCGTCATCACGCACGACCCCGCGATCGCGGCACAGGCGCCGCGTGTCATCCGGATCGACGACGGGCACGTGCTCGCCGACGACGACCTCACCGAGGCGGAGCGTGAGCGGATCGTCGCGCGCGGCGGCGAGGTCCCCGTGGCCGTCGGTGCCGTCGCGATCGCGAAGGACGACGTCGCGGCGCCCGAGTTCGCGCGGCACGTCGCCGCGCAGTCGGTCTTCGTCGAGGCCGGGAGCAACGCCGACGGCTCGTCCCCGTCCGGTGTCGAATGGGACGCCGTCACCGGCGAGCCCGAGCCCGACCCGGTGGTGTTCGACGCGCCCGAGGTGCCGACCTTCGGGGCGTCTCCGGGCGATCCGTCGGGAGACACCGTGGCGGGCGGACCCGTCGTGGGGGACGGCGCGAGCGAGGCCCCGAATCGCCGCGGCCGCCGCCGGTCGGCCACGAGACGCTGGCGACGTGGCCGCAGCGACGAAGCATCGGGGGACGAGCGATGA
- a CDS encoding efflux RND transporter periplasmic adaptor subunit — MNVWRKWIWPILKGLLVVVVIAAIAKMAFFPGGPTEEELVPTGSLADPTVTPVVATITNDLTVKGTVTQDEVQTGKIPMEGIVQEVYVNVGSAVGFGEVIASIKRETPAEPTTNADGSQTAGETKVSWDEVTAPATGTVTTLDLLPNQPVQVGQDAITVTPSQLIVAGEIPAVQRYRLTTQPTDAEVTITGGPAAFTCTDLKITSGTTPTTGGTGTGTGGGGTGTGTQATDQTKSKVTCRVPDGVEAFAGVETSMIIHGGIAENVLTIPITAVKGQAGTGTVTVVGDDGTHEERTVTLGLSDGTSVEVVDGLAETDTILQFVPGATRPPDPCEPDPATGEVSEECGAGGSL; from the coding sequence CCTGAAGGGACTGCTCGTCGTGGTCGTCATCGCGGCGATCGCGAAGATGGCGTTCTTCCCGGGCGGCCCGACGGAGGAGGAGCTCGTCCCCACGGGTTCGCTCGCGGATCCCACGGTCACCCCCGTCGTCGCGACGATCACGAACGACCTCACCGTCAAGGGCACCGTCACCCAGGACGAGGTCCAGACCGGCAAGATCCCCATGGAGGGCATCGTCCAGGAGGTCTACGTGAACGTCGGCTCCGCGGTCGGATTCGGCGAGGTCATCGCCTCGATCAAGCGTGAGACCCCGGCGGAGCCGACGACGAATGCGGATGGTTCGCAGACGGCCGGCGAGACGAAGGTCTCGTGGGACGAGGTGACCGCTCCAGCGACGGGCACGGTCACGACCCTCGACCTGCTGCCGAACCAGCCAGTGCAGGTGGGGCAGGACGCCATCACCGTGACCCCGTCGCAGCTCATCGTCGCGGGCGAGATCCCCGCCGTGCAGCGCTACCGGCTCACGACCCAGCCGACCGACGCCGAGGTGACCATCACCGGTGGGCCGGCGGCGTTCACCTGTACCGATCTCAAGATCACGTCGGGCACGACGCCCACGACCGGTGGAACCGGGACCGGCACGGGCGGTGGCGGCACCGGCACCGGGACGCAGGCGACGGATCAGACGAAGTCGAAGGTGACGTGCCGCGTGCCGGACGGCGTCGAGGCGTTCGCGGGCGTCGAGACGAGCATGATCATCCACGGCGGCATCGCCGAGAACGTCCTCACGATCCCGATCACTGCGGTCAAGGGCCAGGCCGGCACCGGCACGGTCACCGTCGTCGGCGACGACGGGACGCACGAGGAGCGGACCGTCACGCTCGGACTCAGCGACGGCACCTCGGTCGAAGTCGTCGATGGGCTCGCCGAGACCGATACGATCCTGCAGTTCGTCCCCGGCGCGACGCGTCCGCCCGACCCCTGCGAGCCCGACCCCGCGACCGGCGAGGTCTCGGAGGAGTGCGGCGCCGGTGGGTCGCTCTGA